The following are encoded in a window of Bdellovibrio svalbardensis genomic DNA:
- a CDS encoding tetratricopeptide repeat protein, whose protein sequence is MKSKILGLSLLSFLMGSIVACSSFQIDRSDESAVAAKNLAEENEINNAERLLALARFEEARAQFKSFQGTYPQSFYFQSSRLGEAESLEGLGKWSEAVTIDRDVYEKTLKHQPAIAARALYRMSFAYEALGDDLKTLATLLDAYRMGSQLPSEVANAEIPARLASVYGKAGRDKEAMEYLNLAEKGIAKVREEKRDLDQTWLAKTYVQMGTVSTNQVSSENFEAAVEGQKMVQVYLIKAMQMNDPIWSQRGVDQAKNTYLVFLTLLQAQHGNRQLEANMGGSLSDLIEQAELFKPLQGQKVNSFEKDFFSYLQEVRKKIEDILYQTKETMSLTEESQRMNSVKRPGRAKVDALLPEEEKRPIQTPPKIVPTEDPNL, encoded by the coding sequence GTGAAGTCTAAAATTCTGGGGCTGAGTTTACTTTCTTTTCTTATGGGCTCCATAGTAGCTTGCAGCTCTTTCCAGATTGATCGAAGTGATGAGTCCGCCGTTGCCGCAAAGAATCTTGCAGAAGAAAATGAAATCAATAATGCCGAAAGACTCTTAGCCCTGGCGCGATTTGAAGAAGCTCGCGCACAGTTCAAGAGTTTTCAAGGGACTTATCCACAGTCATTTTATTTTCAATCTTCACGCTTGGGTGAGGCGGAGTCCTTAGAGGGCCTGGGGAAATGGTCGGAAGCTGTCACCATTGATCGTGATGTGTACGAGAAAACTTTGAAGCACCAACCAGCGATCGCGGCGCGTGCACTTTATCGGATGTCATTTGCCTATGAGGCTTTGGGCGATGATTTAAAAACTTTGGCAACTCTTTTGGATGCCTACAGGATGGGTTCACAACTTCCCAGCGAAGTGGCGAATGCCGAAATTCCTGCGCGCTTGGCATCGGTCTATGGCAAAGCGGGACGTGATAAAGAGGCGATGGAGTATTTGAATCTTGCTGAAAAAGGAATTGCGAAAGTTCGCGAGGAAAAGCGCGATCTGGATCAAACTTGGCTGGCAAAAACTTATGTCCAGATGGGAACGGTCTCGACCAATCAAGTCTCCAGTGAAAATTTCGAGGCCGCAGTCGAAGGTCAAAAGATGGTGCAAGTTTATTTGATCAAGGCGATGCAAATGAATGACCCAATTTGGTCTCAGCGTGGTGTGGATCAGGCTAAGAACACCTATCTCGTTTTCCTCACCTTGCTGCAGGCACAACACGGCAATCGTCAGCTTGAAGCCAATATGGGCGGAAGTTTGAGTGATTTGATCGAACAAGCAGAATTGTTTAAGCCGCTGCAGGGACAAAAAGTGAACAGCTTTGAGAAAGATTTTTTCTCATATCTGCAGGAAGTTAGAAAAAAAATAGAAGATATTTTATATCAAACCAAAGAGACAATGTCTTTGACCGAAGAATCGCAACGTATGAACAGCGTGAAACGGCCAGGCCGGGCCAAGGTAGATGCCTTGCTTCCCGAAGAAGAGAAGCGTCCTATTCAAACGCCTCCGAAAATTGTACCTACTGAAGATCCGAATCTGTAA